Within the Hevea brasiliensis isolate MT/VB/25A 57/8 chromosome 2, ASM3005281v1, whole genome shotgun sequence genome, the region TCCAGGGAGGGTTGATTAATAAATAGGCAGGTCTTCATGCTGAACTAAGCTTGAAACTGGACTCTCTATCACCAAAATGGCCTAAGCCATTTTGGTTTGGTTCGCCAACAATTGTATGCCCTTCAATGTTCTTGTACACTGTTGATGTGGGACTTGTTTCCCCAAGCCGTATATTCCAACATGTCCAAATCAAGATTTTGCTATGAAAGGCATGTTTGAACAAGCTCTCTTTAAGTGTAGGTACTGGAACTAAGGCTTTAGGGTACTGAATGTATAGTATTATTCAATTTTGACTTCACCTTATGCACTCATACCTCCACATGTAGAAAGTTTTGCAACTATGGTGTGTTACCTTTTCTTTTGATAGAAACTGATGTGTTGATCTTTATGCAGTACTCAAAATTTGTGAAGCCAGCTTTTGATGACTTCATACTTCCGACAAAGAAATATGCAGATATAATAATTCCCCGAGGAGGAGATAATCACGTAGCTGTTGATTTGATTGTACAGCATATTCGTACAAAACTTGGTCAACATGATCTTTGTAAAATATACCATAATTTGTATGTCATTCAATCAACTTTTCAGGTATGGCTTCGTGTACTACTTCTGCCTAACACTGTGATAACTACCTTTTATGGAGTTAATTTTGATCACaaagcatatatcagaggttcaTTTGGTTCAATATCTAGTAGTTTTTGCTTATTTAAATCCAATAATTGTTGTTATTCTCTTGCAGATACGAGGTATGCATACCCTTATACGCGATTCTCAAACAACAAAACACGACTTTGTTTTTTATGCTGATCGGTTGATTCGCTtggtatatttatttattatttatttctttgCCACCAATAGGTTGATTTTTTTTTCCACTTCATATCGCAAGTTTTTGCTTTTGTATTGTATATTGGTACATGAACTTTCTTGTACTTTTGAAAGGTTGTTGAACATGGTCTGGGACATCTACCATTTACAGAAAAGCAAGTGATCACTCCCACTGGTAAGCTGATGTCACTTCATGTTCTCAGCATCTTAATGCATCATGTGGGATGTCCAGATTTTGGTTGTGGTTTAATTTTCCATTCTATTTGATTTTCTGCATGTCAAATGAAGAAGGATTTATGGTGTTTATTAACATTTGCTTAACTTCTTATTGTCTTTTACCATGAATAAAACCTAGAAAGTGCATATTTTATTGTTCAGGAGGAATTATGCTTACTTGTTTTTTAGTACAAGTAGCTATGGTGTTTGAGCTTTCTCTTTGCTTGATAATTATGCTGCTGTTGGATGTGCATGTTGGCATCTGGGTTGCAGAATCATTGTTCTGTTTGTTGTTGCAATATGGAACATATTTCTAAGCATATCCATTTTCATAAATGATAAGTACACTTTTGTTTTTGTCTTAGAGCTGGTTGTAGTCCTGAAATATGCTGAAAGTTGTGCCAGTCTTTTACTTTTTAGATTCATGTGTCAAGAAAAATGAGCATTGAGCTGTGACATATATTCCCCTTTTCCCCCCTGATAATATAGGGAATTTGTAATGCTATTTCTTGGGAAAAGTAGTATATTATGTATATGTTTTTGTTTAGTGTTCTGCTGCCAGTTTTTGGTTCAATATTTACTTCGGCTTCCTTTTAGTTTGAAACTGTATAATTGCTCAAAACTATTTTTTAATGCTACATTTCCCTTTTTTGTGTGAAATGCAGGGTCTGTATACACTGGCGTGGATTTCTGTAAGAGGTTATGTGGTGTCTCTGTGATTAGGAGGTACTGATGTGGTCTCAAATCTCAAAAACAGTGAATGAATAGTTCCATCTTTGTTTTAAGTACTGATTTATTCCTTCTGTTTAACATAATGGTTTACTgccttaattttttttgtcacCCGTGGCCATAATATAAAAGTCTGGGAAATGGCTACTAATTTGCTGTTACTCATGTTTTTCTGTGTGAGTGGTACCAAATGCAGTTGCAATGTTGTAGTAATATTCCTAGTCAGACTCTGCTTGTTACCTGACTTATGAAACAACTTATTTCCTGTTAACATGAAATgcagtttttattttttaagttgaTTTTTTGTAATCAGATAAAAATGGGTAGCCTTATGATTGATGGTTCATTATAGTTTGCTTAGAGGAGGGAATTGGGTTAACTGAATTGGAATGCAAAGCGTCACTGAATGCAGCTTTGTTAACAATCTTTCCCTCTTTTTACATGTTATGAGGTTCTTCCTGATGTTTTTGCTTATTACATGTCAAAAAACTAGCTAATACTCTTTAAACTGATCCAGTGGTGAGAGTATGGAGAATGCTTTGCGAGCATGTTGTAAAGGTATCAAGATTGGGAAGATCCTTATTCACAGGGAAGGTGATAATGGTCAGCAGGTTTGTAGATACTTCTTTCTCTATACTTTTGTGAATGCCCCTGTAGGGGGTGTGTCTTTTATGTGTCGTAGAACTGTTAAATTCTGACCATTTTCCTGTTCCTTCAATAATTTGGCAGCTGATCTATGAGAAATTGCCACAAGACATCTCAAAGAGACATGTATTGCTATTGGATCCCATTTTAGGGACAGGTTTGTCTGTTTTGGTGATAGAAActactttcttccttttcttctctgtTTTTGTCAACCCACCCTCTGGTTCTCTCATTCCCTCTCTGTATGATAAATATATGTCTGTGTGATGGGAAGTGTTACTCTTGGCAAGACTGGTGAATTTATTCCAGTTTCCCACATTGCATACCATTCATGTCATAAATTATTATCTTTCCACTTGTTCATTGCGTAAgtatttgttggtattgatgcaCCCTTCAACATTATTGGATATTGTTGTATTTTGAAATGACCTTGCTTCTTTATGTGACTAATTTCTTAAAATACCCCTAAACAGAATTCATAGGAAATTAGCTTTTAGTTACAATTGCAAGTTTGTACTTGAACTTGATAGAAgctaattaaatagataaatttttatcAACTTCTATGAGTTGACTACTGCTACTGTACCTTGTGTTCAGGCAACTCAGCTGTTCAAGCCATCTCTTTACTAATTAGCAAGGGTGTACCAGAGTCCAACATTATATTTCTTAATCTGATATCTGTAAGTGACTGCTTTTAGAgtctttgtttatttatttacttcTCACTTTGAACCTGTtattgtaaatatatatatatatatatatatatatatatatatatatatatattgaaacttCTCTCTGTGCAATGCTGTTTGTTTTGCTAGGCACCTCAGGGAGTTCATGTGGTCTGCAAAAGGTTCCCAAGGATAAAGATTGTGACGTCTGAGATTGAAATTGGCTTGAATGAAGATTTTCGCGTCATTCCTGGCATGGGAGAATTTGGAGATAGATATTTTGGTACAGATGATGATCAACCAGTGGAGGCCTTTACACAATAAGATCGATCGAGAGTTGCCGATTGTCCGTTTCTTTTTATATGTTGAGTTCTGTTTTAGTTTTTAACAAATTTTGACTTCATTAAACCTATAATTTGCCCTCTCATGTGAAGTTTTTGAAACTGTGTTACATTGGGTTTTGTAATCATGCGTCTCCTGGTTCTATTATAGTTCTGCAGGAGAGTTTGATTGCCATTTGTTGGCAGTGAAATAATACCGCCTCCAAAGCAACACAGATAAGGTTTCCCTTTGTTATCCTGCTGGCTCAGGGGGAAGTAATTATGGATTTTTGTTGCCTACCAACGGCATATGTACACCAATGCTCGCATGGGTGGGCTTCACTAAACAAGTGGGAATCACCCCATGAGTTTTTATACATGGTCCAGGCAATAATTTTCAGTAATTATAGGCAGTAACTTCAAACATTTTGATAGCTTTCCcttttaaaaaatatatcttCTGATATTAAATTTATATGCTCTTTAAGGTTCTGGCTATGATTGTAGCATGGAGATCCTTTCATTCAGGTTTTTGTAATTCCATTATTCCTCCTTATCCTTTTCTTTGGTCCTATAATGCAtgcattaaatgaatgaaatcaaGAAATTCGCCAATGAGAGAGGTGATTTGAATTTAAAGGGACGTTGATATATGGTTGGAGTGGCTGAGACTAATAGAGCTGGTAGAGTCCAAAAATTGCCCTTTTGTTCAGTTCAGCCATGGACATATTCAGAATTTGCAGAGAGCAAGTGGATGAGGGATGGATTGGCTTTCCCACACGATAGTTATAGGGTCACTGCGATTTGAGTAAGGATAAAATACAGATAGAGTGCCACTTGGCTCTCGGAGCGGTCACTCATTGCTCTATCCAAGGATGATAATCTGTGTTGGGCTAATCTACTGACACGTATTAACAGGTGGTGTTTGGTGGATTCTGTTGGCATATTCTGTAGGAGCTTATCTTTTATATAACCATACTTTGTGTTGGTTTTCTTTGCCATTTTCGTCTATCCATCCTTCTCTATCTAATATACATCCCTCCCGTAAGCTTTAGCCATGTCGGCCTTTGTTGGAAAATATGCAGGTAATCCCCCCCCGCCCCCctctctcgctctctctctctctctctctctctctaatatgCTCATTGCCGAGCACTATTGGACTAGTAAGTTTTTCTTGTGATGTGCTGCAAATTTTAAGAATCAACTTACCATAATTCTGACATGGAGATTCGATTATATAAAAGAAAGGGTTTAAAAGTATGTGATTAACATTTCCTGTTGCAACATTAATTATTTCTAGAGGTACACATTTATAGCAGTCTCAAACTTCCAAACCAACTGTACGTCTCCAGATGAGCTGATCAAGACTGCCAAGTACATTGCCACTCCAGGGAAGGGCATTTTGGCAGCAGATGAGAGCACAGGCACCATCGGCAAGCGTCTCGCCAGCATAAGTGTTGAGAATGTGGAGTCCAACCGCCAAGCCCTCCGCGAGCTCCTTTTCACTTCCCCCAATGCCCTCTCCTACCTTTCAGGTGTTATCCTATTCGAAGAAACCCTCTACCAGAAAACCTCTGATGGGAAACCATTCGTTGAAGTTCTTCAGGAAAACAATGTTGTCCCAgggatcaaagttgacaaaggcacCGTTGAATTAGCAGGCACTAATGGTGAAACTACAACCCAAGGCTTTGACTCGCTAGGTGCTCGCTGCCAGCAGTACTATAAGGCTGGTGCTAGATTTGCCAAGTGGCGGGCTGTCCTGAAGATTGGTCCCACTGAGCCTTCTGAATTGGCAATCCAGCAGAATGCACAGGGCTTGGCTCGTTACGCCATCATTTGTCAGGAGAATGGGCTGGTGCCCGTAGTCGAACCAGAGGTCTTGACCGATGGTCCTCATGACATCAAGAAGTGTGCTTATGTGACTGAAATTGTTCTCGCAGCAGTTTATAAGGCACTGAATGATCAACATGTTCTTCTTGAAGGCACACTCCTTAAGCCTAACATGGTTACTCCTGGTTCTGATAGTCCAAAGGTAAAAAGATATGAGAATTTTCATTAGCAGGCTTTAGGCTCCATTTTTTATATGGTTTCCAATACGATACTTGTGTAACTCAAGAACTTTCATACACAACAATCAAAGTCTCTGCAGCTTTGTCTTTTACCTTTGAAATTTTATGAACCCTTATCCTCTTGTTTATTGTACAGGTAGCAGCAGACGTAATTGCTGGGTACACAGTGACTGCACTACGCCGAACTGTTCCACCGGCCGTTCCAGGCATTGTGTTTTTGTCCGGTGGACAAAGTGAGGAGGAGGCAACACAGAACCTTAATGCAATGAACAAGCTTCCAGTGTTAAAGCCATGGACTTTATCCTTCTCCTTCGGTAGAGCTTTGCAACAAAGCACACTGAAAACGTGGGCTGGAAAGAAAGAGAATGTTGAGAAAGCTCAGGAAGCATTCTTGGCGAGGTGCAAGGCCAATTCTGAGGCAACTCTTGGAAAGTATATTGGAGGAGGTGCTGGTGGGTTGGCTTCTGAGAGTTTGTATGTTAAGGGATACAAGTATTAGAGAGgtcactctctctccctttctATTGTGGGATTGGGGATAATATTTATGcttgtaaaatttttaatttctctCTTACCATGCTAAATTGCTTTTGGTACAATATATATGTCCTCTATGGATCCATTATTGACATTAAAGTGTTATTAGGTTCATAAATATTTGTAAATTAGATTTCAAAATCAGATTGGATGGGGTCAGCACTTTCAAAACCGAAATTTCTTGGACCGCAGCGTACTAATAGTTTAGATGCTTACGGTttgattctttttattttattttattttattttaaatacagCTCAATCAGAAAGTACCACGCGACGTATTAGCTTAGGTTGTGCGACCGCCGCAAAAAAAGTGTGTCACGTAACATTGTCTGGTTGGGCCACTCCTCTACTGCACCAAACAGTCAAATTTTTTTAccgttatttaatattatattcggATAatatttactattatttttttgaataattttaattatggtttttttaataattaatattacattaGATAATGAagacttattttattattttcttgagagaaatgaaagtaaaaaaaaaattaaaagttaatataatagtatattacaaaaatttattggaacggatattatcaatgaattttaaaatttattagaaaTTGAGATAAAAAAATTTTAGTGTTCAAATTATTAATGGATTTGAAATCTGTTGATGAATCACCAATAGATTTTGAAGTTCGTTGGTAATTTAtgagataaaaaaattttaaaaatttattatttagtctctatattttaataaaattaattatttagtcattatttaaaaaaatatactatttagttcATTTATTATATTTTCGTTAAAGTCTTTAATCTTCTATTAAATTGTTTATTAGCCAATATAAGTCCttctattttaagaaaattaattagtttatcctcatattttgaaaaataatactaTTTAGTTTCTCTATTTCAGTAAAACTAATTATTCggctataaaattaaaaaaaaacactaTTTTTAAAAATGTATTCTTGAATAAAATTAGAAATTGCTATATGGAGactaaatctaaatttatatatatttttaaattgtttaaatattttcattcaatttcttcgATATCATTTTTGTGTTTTTCTATTGTGAAACAATTTTCCTTAATTACTTAAAAACGTAgggaaactaattaatatttttacacAAACAACCAAAAGACATAAAACAAATAGAGAATGAGGGGAAAAAGGATGTAGGTGGAAGAGAAGAAACATGAGAAGAGAGAAACAAGGGAGAGTAAGATAGAAATAAGAGGAATAAGGAAGAGTAAGACAGAAATAAGGGGGAAAGGATTAGGTTAGTTTaggttttaaaaaaataattatgggaCTAAATAGTTAATGAAACTAAATTATAGGGACTAaccaatatattttttaaaatatatgtactaattaattagtttcactaaaatagagagattaaatagtagtttgacTAGCATTGCTAACAAAAAAATTGATGGATGGACTAAATAATTAATGTAAGtaaaatatagggactaaatagtatatttttcaaaatatagaggtaaaataattagttttattaaaatatagggacttaataattttttcaaaaatttagtgTTCATATCACTAATGAATTTCAAAATTCATATGTACTATGTGTGCCATAAAAAATTTTATGTGTGCAAATTACCAATGCATTTGAAATCTATTGATAAATTACTAATGAATTTTGAAATCCGTTAGTATTTTATGAGACATTAAAAATTTAGTGCTCATGTTACCAATGGATTCGAAATTCGTTGGTAATGTACCAATGGATTTCAAAATCTGTTGATAATCTGTGAGTCATAACAAATTTTAAGTGTGCAAATTACTATTGGATTTGAAATTCGTTGGTAAAATTACGAACGAATTTTTGAAATCCATAAGTAATTTGTGggacataaaaaaaattttagtgtTCAAATTATCAACGGATTCGAAataagttggtaatttattaacaGATTTTAAAATCCGTTGGTAATTTTCAGAGAAAAAATTGCTGATTTCTTTTTTAAAAGTATATCTTTTTTCCAATTACCAACCgtttctaataatttttttttgagaGAAAAAgttgtttatttaaaaaaaaatagcaatgaACTTGCAATCCATTGGTAAATCatgtatttatatttaaaatacactacatttcttttcataatttcatttactcaataattttcttttctcccaGTTTAATTTTTCTTCTCGTTCTCTTATTTCCTTTTTtgtttctccaattttttttttccattttctttctttttctcttattttctttcttttatctcatcatttcttctcttctctcattttctttcattttctctcattttcttccatttactctcatttcttttcttttctctcatcattttcttcttttttctttcatttctccccTCTTTTAtcatcattttcttttattttctcttattttcttttcttctctcatcatttcttctcttttctctcatttccttcttttttttttcccttattttcttcactttatttttttcttctcctttttaatttttaccatatattttccattttcattaatataatttcTCCTCATTTCATttcctcatttttattttttttaaaataccaTTTTTTCATCTCATTATAATgtatttctaataattattattcataaaataaaaacatatttataataataaaataattttcaactcaaaaaattaatataaaaaataataataaaattattttagttgaaaatattttttttttaattttttaaaattaccaatggatttTAAATCCATTGGTAAAATTAGCAAGTGGTTGAGCTTTCAAGGTCGGCTTGGTAACGCACAGAGCATCGTCTGACCTTAGGTAGATCACCCATTCTATTACTCACCCAGTGGCTTCAGAACGATGTAAGATCTTTCTATGTAGTTAGTTGCTTCGAACTTTCACATTATGGGCTTCAAAGTATAGGTTGAGTTTCTTTGTAGTAGTTATCATTGCAAAGGCCAATTTTTCCAAAGCTGGGTAATTGATCTCCCTACCTTTTAAGACTTGGCTGGTGTAATGGATGAGGAATCGCTCGCTTTGCTCCTCCGTAACCAAAATAGAACTTATTGTTTCATTAGTAATAgatatgtaacacccccatactaagttgtctatacattctactgttccggtgactagtgtctgtcggacagtcaggatgtttaaAACCATatctaagtcatctagaaaagccataaataaaaattaatagaaatcacatgaaggtgaaatggaaataagaaaaataaagcttaattggttaaatgagccgatgtccTTGCGATGGGTGACCAAccagggaagtgactgcgagctcagttgctaccctaaattcttGTGGGACCCCATGACAATCTAGGTCAAAGGATGATTATGAAGTTGTTGAAAATGTGAAAACcatggaaataaaaagaaaataagttcaaataattgaatcagcatTCAAAGAGCTACCAAACACTATTAGGAAGATGAATTGAATCCgacaaggggcattttggtcaattcacccctaaaggtgatttttaacctaaatgtccattaaagtgtaggaaattaaaatattgaaaaaaagattaaaagtgaagaggtatagtggaagaagagaaaaagaaaagaaaatttcaatttttaaagtgatttatgacatcataaggatgcaagcatgacacaattaaatttataattttaagttaTATAAATTAGAGATAATTATAACATAAAAAGAgactaaataaaaaaaagaaaaatttatcttCTTCCATAATAAACCAGCCGactctctctctctaaattctTTCCAACATTTCTCCATTTTCACCTAAGCTTGAGCTTAACTCTTCACTTTCCCTCCATAAACCTCCCACTAAATTAGTAGAAAATCCCAAATTaaaccttgatttgaagatttaaagaaagaaagacaagAAAAAGGGAGGGAAATTCAAGTTTGGAAGAGCTTCAATTGAGGTAAGTCATCCCTCTAGCTAACCTAAGTATGTAGGCATGGAATTAAGGGTAATTAAGTTGAATTAcatgaaaaaaattgaaaaatcaaacatgTATGGAGGGATTAAAAATTTGGCCAGCCATGGAATATTAGGGTTTTGAAGTGTTttaatttaattggacatgtaATCTTGCTTAAATGATGTTGTGAACATGAATGGAGTGGTGATTTGCATGGAAATTGCATGTGTGCATGAAATTGTGAAgaagagaattagggttttggtgagaattagggttttggtgaaatGTTGACCAATTGGTGTTTATAATgcttaattatggtcatttagtgTGTTATGAATTGAGAATTGATGATTAGAATGGAGAAAGTGAGGGTTGTTGGATTGTTGGATTTCTGGACCTTTGAGACCAGTATGTTTTTAGGGGTTATAAGTAGATCTAggcagctccaattggtgtgaagccaattgaagatgaaact harbors:
- the LOC110638479 gene encoding uridine kinase-like protein 3: MGSKSVVDMIEASSGVHFSGFHMDGLESRNTEIGQPTTSSTEKIYKQPFVIGVAGGAASGKTTVCDMIIQQLHDQRVVLVNQDSFYHNLTEEELTRVHEYNFDHPDAFDTEQLLCDMEKLRHGQAVDIPNYDFKSYKNDVFPARRVNPSDVIILEGILVFHDPRVRDLMNMKIFVDTDADVRLARRIRRDTVEKGRDIGAVLDQYSKFVKPAFDDFILPTKKYADIIIPRGGDNHVAVDLIVQHIRTKLGQHDLCKIYHNLYVIQSTFQIRGMHTLIRDSQTTKHDFVFYADRLIRLVVEHGLGHLPFTEKQVITPTGSVYTGVDFCKRLCGVSVIRSGESMENALRACCKGIKIGKILIHREGDNGQQLIYEKLPQDISKRHVLLLDPILGTGNSAVQAISLLISKGVPESNIIFLNLISAPQGVHVVCKRFPRIKIVTSEIEIGLNEDFRVIPGMGEFGDRYFGTDDDQPVEAFTQ
- the LOC110638482 gene encoding fructose-bisphosphate aldolase, cytoplasmic isozyme 1, whose protein sequence is MSAFVGKYADELIKTAKYIATPGKGILAADESTGTIGKRLASISVENVESNRQALRELLFTSPNALSYLSGVILFEETLYQKTSDGKPFVEVLQENNVVPGIKVDKGTVELAGTNGETTTQGFDSLGARCQQYYKAGARFAKWRAVLKIGPTEPSELAIQQNAQGLARYAIICQENGLVPVVEPEVLTDGPHDIKKCAYVTEIVLAAVYKALNDQHVLLEGTLLKPNMVTPGSDSPKVAADVIAGYTVTALRRTVPPAVPGIVFLSGGQSEEEATQNLNAMNKLPVLKPWTLSFSFGRALQQSTLKTWAGKKENVEKAQEAFLARCKANSEATLGKYIGGGAGGLASESLYVKGYKY